In Castanea sativa cultivar Marrone di Chiusa Pesio chromosome 6, ASM4071231v1, a single window of DNA contains:
- the LOC142640799 gene encoding transmembrane E3 ubiquitin-protein ligase FLY2 isoform X2, translating into MFRVEGVYIWPFRQLRMVANSGKEGELSQEDDYLLSNPYHLLGVFSSQVFQESPRDKIWRRKHSPIYQMEKQCNIEIAAQISRVSSNQNDGDRDRYHIEGLMESPAVDDGVDCFSPLLINATSVNIEVYYNKAVNYTLMVTFVSFLQVLLLIRQMEHGNTQSGAAKVSILMIGQQAIMDAYLCLLHLTAGILVESLFNAFATAAFFKFVVFSIFEMRYLLAIWKASRPMNNGEGWETMRRELSVLYSRFYGILLGGILVMYEFHNFLRPILLLLYSFWIPQIITNVVRDSRKPLHPHYILGMTVTRLAIPLYMFGCPHNFMRIEPDKSWCICLSVFIVLQASILLLQHYLGSRWFIPRQILPEKYSYYRRFDQDTNHATDCVICMTAIDFTHRSNDCMVTPCDHFFHSGCLQRWMDIKMECPTCRRPLPPA; encoded by the exons TGGAAAAGAGGGAGAGCTGAGTCAGGAAGATGATTATCTTTTATCTAATCCATATCACTTG CTAGGAGTTTTCTCATCCCAGGTGTTCCAAGAATCTCCGCGGGATAAGATATGGAGAAGAAAACATT CACCAATTTATCAAATGGAGAAACAGTGTAATATTGAAATTGCAGCTCAAATTTCACGTGTTTCATCAAACCAAAATG ATGGGGATCGTGATCGTTATCATATAGAAGGATTAATGGAAAGTCCTGCAGTGGATGATGGTGTGGATTGCTTCTCACCCTTACTGATAAATGCTACATCTGTCAACATTGAGGTCTACTACAACAAGGCAGTGAACTACACCTTGATGGTCACCTTT GTCTCTTTCCTTCAAGTTCTTCTACTAATTCGGCAGATGGAACATGGCAACACTCAATCT GGAGCTGCcaaagtttcaattttaatgATTGGCCAACAAGCTATAATGGATGCTTATCTTTGCCTTCTCCATCTGACAGCCGGAATACTAGTTG AATCCTTATTCAATGCTTTTGCAACTGCTGCCTTTTTCAAGTTTGTGGTCTTCTCAATTTTTGAGATGAGATATCTTCTTGCAATATGGAAGGCAAGTAGGCCTATGAATAATGGTGAAGGTTGGGAAACTATGAGGCGTGAGCTTTCAGTTCTATATAGTCGTTTTT ATGGGATCCTTTTGGGAGGCATTCTGGTCATGTATGAGTTCCATAATTTTCTGAGACCTATTCTTCTCCTTTTGTACTCTTTTTGGATACCTCAAATAATCACCAATGTTGTTCGTGACTCAAGAAAACCTTTGCATCCTCATTACATCTTAGGCATGACTGTTACTCGGCTAGCAATCCCATTATATATGTTTGGCTGCCCTCACAACTTCATGCGCATTGAACCTGACAAGAGTTGGTGTATTTGTTTGAGTGTATTTATTGTACTCCAAGCATCTATTCTTCTTCTCCAGCACTACCTTGGTTCTCGTTGGTTCATTCCTCGCCAG ATTCTGCCTGAGAAATATAGCTACTATAGAAGGTTTGATCAAGATACAAATCATGCAACAGATTGTGTCATTTGCATGACTGCCATCGATTTTACACATCGATCTAATGACTGCATG GTGACACCGTGTGATCATTTTTTCCACTCTGGTTGTTTACAAAGGTGGATGGATATAAAGATGGAGTGCCCAACTTGCCGGCGTCCACTACCACCAGCATAA